The proteins below come from a single Tigriopus californicus strain San Diego chromosome 3, Tcal_SD_v2.1, whole genome shotgun sequence genomic window:
- the LOC131878282 gene encoding paladin-like yields MSQSSPKDILHECRFKSDHFQNLHLLSKEGRIDGAPNFRQVKGFPVYGTAQPLIRGFENVLDKVNHGSETKANKVIWFNMRKEPVIYINKIPYAPRDPERMHENLSIEASLEDYEAMEVSIMDLAKMRMEISGDSTLKVHKDSGFTENPLERSDRLESVKVKSLQGQREIWSSLSDKYPHLRILKIPISEDQCPTEESLDMIVDALKGEPAATQCVFSCQMGRGRTTIGMILACLIKEIQIRTELKKLQELHLVPEETIAKLIAVHFETKTKAKSTHEQDNLLRGKFDVIKELLQKESRAKEAKKSLDRIIDICGPPPKGSGLQNLRECIIETKWKYDVAPEDKQIVWRELILNFMERYFILICFATYALEFGPEGFQRSFKSWMDERSYLRDMIAQGKDKLEWYRQVDPVKLNTLKELISAPNYKENLGTLIQTIYEFAFVTYGDLPRGPIKNNSMRKLAAKTLLEIMPSEIHEEVQRKLDEHMSSPDFITLIGLVSYHGKEGPQGV; encoded by the exons atgtcCCAATCTTCGCCCAAGGACATTCTCCATGAATGTCGATTCAAGAGTGATCATTTTCAGAATCTTCATTTGTTGAGTAAAGAAGGCAGAATCGATGGGGCACCTAATTTCAGACAG GTGAAAGGATTTCCTGTTTATGGAACGGCCCAGCCTTTGATCAGAGGGTTTGAGAACGTTCTAGACAAAGTTAATCATGGTTCCGAGACCAAAGCCAATAAGGTTATCTGGTTCAATATGAGGAAGGAACCGGTGATCTATATTAACAAGATTCCATATGCACCTCGAGATCCAGAaag aATGCATGAAAATTTGAGTATTGAAGCCTCGTTGGAAGATTATGAGGCTATGGAGGTTTCAATCatggatttggccaagatgaGAATGGAGATCTCTGGTGATTCCACTTTGAAAGTGCACAAAGACTCTGGATTCACCGAGAACCCTTTGGAAAGGTCGGATCGTCTTGAGTCGGTCAAG GTGAAATCGTTGCAAGGCCAACGGGAAATCTGGTCTAGTTTGTCCGATAAATATCCTCATCTTCGGATCTTAAAGATTCCTATTTCCGAAGATCAATGCCCTACTGAAGAATCCTTGGACATGATCGTGGATGCCTTGAAAGGGGAACCAGCTGCCACACAATGCGTTTTTAGCTGTCAAATGGGACGAGGAAGAACGACAATTG GAATGATCTTAGCTTGTCTGATCAAGGAGATTCAAATTCGAACTGAGTTGAAGAAGCTACAAGAACTTCACCTGGTGCCTGAAGAGACAATTGCCAAGCTCATTGCCGTCCATTTTGAGACCAAAACCAAGGCCAAATCCACCCATGAACAAGACAATTTACTTCGAGGCAAATTCGATGTCATCAAGGAACTGCTTCAAAAG GAGAGCAGAGCAAAAGAGGCCAAGAAGAGTTTGGATCGgatcattgatatttgtggtCCACCTCCCAAGGGATCGGGGCTGCAGAACCTCAGAGAGTGCATCATTGAGACGAAATGGAAGTACGATGTGGCTCCTGAGGATAAGCAAATTGTATGGAGGGaactaattttgaactttatgGAAAG atatttcatCCTGATTTGTTTTGCCACTTACGCCTTGGAGTTTGGTCCGGAAGGTTTCCAAAGATCCTTCAAGTCTTGGATGGACGAGCGAAGTTACTTAAGAGATATGATTGCTCAAGGCAAGGACAAATTGGAATGGTACCGGCAAGTGGATCCGGTTAAATTGAACACGCTTAAAGAACTCATCAGTGCTCCAAACTACAAAGAGAATCTGGGCACTCTCATTCAAACCATCTATGAATTTGCCTTTGTCACCTATGGAG ATTTGCCCAGGGGACCCATCAAGAATAATTCCATGAGAAAGTTAGCAGCCAAGACTCTGTTGGAGATCATGCCATCAGAAATCCACGAGGAAGTTCAACGCAAACTAGATGAGCACATGTCATCTCCGGATTTCATTACACTGATTGGATTGGTGAGCTACCATGGCAAGGAGGGACCACAAGGTGTATAA
- the LOC131878283 gene encoding uncharacterized protein LOC131878283 — protein sequence MIQLFLIGALTLMVTASPQSYLRSDDGREYRDNYGYYRYIQGIKLYVECHDRYYDARKDDCGAGSFRSRTGDEYDIKYDALRFDGSGKYRIQGRLRNIRYGGTKDMYRFYRERYETGSGSTCPYSNYESDALTGVLSALTHPTTSSYPSEPDPADNDAVIISAKSQIRRARILVPGQTLTTSLNVKGQNKPGSSVAFPTANSTDNEISHQKIRTKRYLRTYYPTDTRRYYDYRDRYPDDYNRRRYDTTRGVSECSGREKCEWEAELVCNLDDHLNSVRYLYTRRPAVKWTRVFDSHYPRGRYNDIYDYFGSRAYLKNDGETLIITKVYPEDKGTYICEYDDSLDDRYRSTVRGRKIRKEVRFYPRYPDFQGC from the exons ATGATCCAACTTTTTCTTATTGGAGCATTAACG ctCATGGTGACAGCCTCGCCCCAAAGTTACCTCCGAAGCGATGATGGTCGCGAGTATCGTGACAATTACGGTTACTACCGCTACATCCAAGGCATCAAATTGTACGTGGAATGTCATGACCGTTACTACGACGCTCGCAAAGATGACTGCGGTGCAGGGTCATTTCGATCTCGCACGGGAGATGAGTATGACATCAAATAC GACGCCCTTCGATTCGATGGCTCAGGCAAATATCGGATCCAAGGCCGACTAAGGAACATTAGATACGGAGGTACTAAAGATATGTATCGATTCTATCGTGAAAGATACGAAACTGGCTCCGGTTCCACTTGTCCGTACTCAAATTATGAGAGTGATGCTTTAACCGGAGTTCTTTCGGCACTCACCCATCCCACTACCTCGTCCTATCCATCCGAACCCGATCCAGCTGACAACGATGCCGTGATCATATCGGCCAAATCCCAAATCAGACGAGCACGGATTCTGGTGCCGGGACAAACATTAACCACATCTCTCAATGTCAAGGGCCAAAATAAACCGGGGAGTTCTGTGGCCTTTCCCACGGCCAATTCCACGGATAATGAGATATCACACCAAAAGATCCGAACCAAGCGATATCTCCGTACCTATTACCCCACTGACACCCGGAG GTATTACGATTATCGGGATCGATATCCCGACGATTATAATCGGCGAAGATATGACACAACACGTGGAGTCAGTGAATGTTCCGGCCGCGAAAAATGCGAATGGGAAGCTGAGCTGGTTTGCAACCTGGACGATCATCTGAACTCTGTTCGGTATTTGTACACCAGACGACCGGCCGTTAAGTGGACGCGGGTTTTCGATTCGCATTACCCCAGAGGTCGATACAACGACATATACGACTATTTCGG GTCCAGGGCTTACTTGAAAAATGACGGAGAAACACTCATTATTACGaag gtttatCCCGAGGATAAAGGCACGTACATTTGCGAGTATGACGACAGTTTGGATGATCGCTACAGAAGTACTGTCCGTGGTCGAAAGATCCGCAAAGAAGTACGGTTTTACCCCAGATATCCAGATTTTCAAGGATGCTAG
- the LOC131878290 gene encoding pupal cuticle protein 27-like, translating to MNRFVATLSLIVALASGAPQTGLYNGDPSLAKILQEQRFNVGNDKFGHATQQEDGVAIREESTGNNNRIGQYQYIGDDGKTYTVKYEAGVNGFRILEGDHIPSGGQTAAAAVEDVEYDYQYYDDALPDSPFVNPYDPTHQQPELLAGNLAGHLAGLYKEPVTQKPKALNPLSLEDPTHPQRFFPSGDVQFNRFEDGFNYNFRSNKK from the exons aTGAACAGATTC GTCGCAACGCTTTCCCTGATTGTTGCTTTGGCTTCCGGAGCGCCTCAAACCGGGCTTTACAATGGGGACCCGAGTTTGGCCAAAATCCTCCAGGAACAACGCTTCAATGTAGGCAATGACAAATTCGGCCATGCCACTCAACAAGAAGATGGCGTTGCCATCCGTGAGGAATCCACCGGTAACAATAACCGCATTGGACAATACCAATACATCGGAGATGATGGCAAGACCTACACCGTCAAATATGAAGCCGGAGTCAACGGATTCAG GATTTTGGAAGGAGACCACATTCCATCTGGAGGACAGACCGCGGCTGCTGCCGTTGAGGATGTCGAATACGATTACCAGTACTACGACGATGCTCTCCCTGATTCTCCATTTGTCAACCCTTACGATCCCACTCATCAACAGCCCGAATTATTGGCTGGCAACCTGGCTGGTCATTTGGCCGGTTTATACAAGGAGCCCGTGACCCAGAAACCAAAAGCTTTGAATCCTTTGAGTCTAGAGGACCCCACTCACCCACAGAGGTTCTTTCCCTCAGGCGATGTGCAATTCAATCGCTTTGAGGATggattcaattacaatttccGATCGAACAAGAAATAA
- the LOC131878281 gene encoding serine/threonine-protein kinase tricornered-like isoform X4 — translation MERACMLSPMTSASENDLNCTPSSPSISPYRFSGHTLDKATKAKVTLENYYSNLISQHKERKHRLELLEESLKDDSISDDLKDEKRVQHAAKETEFLRLKRSRLGVDDFDPIKVIGKGAFGEVRLTQKIDTGHVYAMKILRKADMVEKEQIAHVRAERDVLVEADHTWIVKMYYSFQDPINLYLIMEFLPGGDMMTLLMKKDTLSEDCTQFYIAETALAIDSIHKLGFIHRDIKPDNLLLDARGHLKLSDFGLCTGLKKSHRTDFYRNLSKAKPTDFTSHHLSNPMDSKRKAESWKRNRRQLAYSTVGTPDYIAPEVFQQNGYSSACDWWSLGVIMYEMLIGYPPFCSENPQETYRKIMNWKETLVFPPEVPISEAAKITIMKFCCEEEKRVKTLDDIKKLPFFLGVDWGHIRDRPAAIPVEVKSIDDTSNFDDFPDVDLKIPMPYNNNNQAQSSSSSPNDNSYKDWVFINYTFKRFEGLTQRGPLIPSRLLGAAK, via the exons GCATGCTCAGCCCAATGACCTCCGCCTCGGAGAACGACCTCAATTGTACCCCCTCGTCTCCGTCAATATCGCCTTATCGGTTCTCCGGCCACACCCTGGATAAGGCTACCAAGGCCAAAGTAACCCTGGAAAACTATTACAGCAATCTCATCTCACAACacaaagagagaaaacacAG GTTGGAACTTCTAGAAGAATCCCTCAAAGACGATTCGATAAGTGACGATCTCAAGGATGAGAAGCGGGTTCAACATGCGGCCAAGGAGACCGAATTCCTTCGCTTGAAACGCTCAAGATTGGGCGTGGACGACTTTGATCCAATCAAAGTCATTGGGAAAGGGGCATTTGGAGAG GTTCGATTGACCCAAAAGATTGATACTGGTCACGTGTACGCCATGAAGATTCTTCGGAAAGCTGATATGGTCGAGAAGGAGCAGATTGCTCATGTCAGAGCGGAAAGAGATGTGTTGGTGGAGGCGGATCACACTTGGATTGTCAAGATGTATTATTCCTTCCAAGATCCCATCAATCTTTATTTAATCATGGAATTCTTACCAGGAG GTGATATGATGACCCTTCTAATGAAGAAGGACACTTTGTCAGAGGATTGCACTCAGTTCTATATTGCGGAAACAGCCTTGGCCATTGATTCCATCCATAAATTAGGATTCATTCATAG AGATATCAAGCCCGATAATCTGTTGTTGGATGCCCGTGGGCACCTTAAGTTGTCAGACTTTGGCCTTTGCACGGGCCTCAAGAAGTCACATCGGACAGATTTCTACCGCAATCTCTCCAAGGCCAAACCCACGGACTTCACCTCTCATCACTTATCCAATCCCATGGATTCCAAGCGAAAAGCGGAATCCTGGAAGAGGAACAGGCGGCAGCTGGCTTATTCCACCGTGGGAACCCCCGACTACATTGCTCCAGAGGTTTTTCAACAG AATGGATACTCGTCGGCTTGTGATTGGTGGTCCTTGGGTGTGATCATGTATGAGATGCTGATTGGGTATCCACCATTTTGTAGCGAGAACCCACAAGAAACGTACCGCAAGATCATGAACTGGAAGGAGACCCTCGTGTTTCCGCCAGAAGTGCCCATCTCAGAGGCGGCAAAAATCACCATAATGAA ATTCTGTTGTGAGGAAGAAAAACGAGTCAAGACCTTGGATgatatcaagaaattgccCTTCTTCTTGGGTGTGGATTGGGGTCACATCCGTGATCGGCCGGCCGCCATCCCAGTCGAGGTCAAGTCCATCGACGACACTTCCAACTTTGATGACTTCCCGGACGTGGATCTGAAGATCCCCATGCCTtacaacaataacaatcaAGCCCAGAGCTCCTCGTCGTCACCCAATGATAACTCCTACAAGGACTGGGTCTTCATCAATTACACCTTCAAGCGCTTCGAAGGCCTCACACAACGTGGGCCTCTCATCCCGTCACGGCTTCTGGGAGCGGCTAAATGA